CGGGCTTCAGCTGACCAGCCGCCGTTTGCTCCGCAATGGCGAGGCAGACATCATGCTCGCGCGGTGTTTTTCCCTCTTCCAGCTCAGTCAGCGCTTCGCGCCACCACTGGAACCGGATCAGACCCAGCGTCTCTTCAGAGACGGCGAGCCGCACCCGGGCCAGTTCATAGGCGAGCGCATAGAGGGCTGTCAGGGCCTGACGCTGGGCCGAAGGCGCGTACCGGCTGGAGATCCAGCGGTCCTCATCAACCTTACGGACCCGCTTGTCGATTGCGGCCCACTGTGTTTTGGAAAGGGGGTTGGTAGTATTCGGCATGGAACCCATATGTCGGATGACGCGCTTATCTACCAGATACATACCTGCAAGAAAGGAATTCCAGATGGCATTCACACTTCCCGATCTTCCCTATGGGCGCGATGCTTTGGCGCCACACATTTCCGAACAGACCCTGAACTTCCACTATGGCAAGCACCATCAGGCCTATGTGACCAACCTGAACGGCCTGATCGAGGGCACGGACCTCGAAAGCAAGTCGCTTGAGGAAATCGTCAAAATCGCAGCGGCCGATGCATCTAAAGCCGGCATGTTCAACAATGCCGCACAGGTGTGGAACCACACCTTCTACTGGCACTCGATGAAACCCGGCGGCGGCGGCAAGCCGCACGGCAAGGCTGCAGAACTGATCGACCGTGACCTCGGCGGCTATGACGAGTTCGTCAAAGCGTTCAAGGCGGCTGGCGGCACGCAGTTCGGCTCGGGCTGGGCCTGGCTGGTCCTGAAAGATGGCAAGCTGGCCATCACCAAGACGCCGAACGCCGAAACCCCGCTGACGGAAGATGGCACCACCCCGCTCCTGACCATGGATGTGTGGGAACACGCCTACTATCTCGACTACCAGAACTCCCGTCCGAACTATATGGACACCTTCCTGACGAGCCTGGTGAACTGGGACTTCGTGAACCAGAACCTCGCTGACGCGGGCGCATAATTACGGTAGGGTCTCTGCGGCAAAAGTCGTGGGGACCCGACCATGTTCTGTACGCAGTGCGGCCGGAAATTCGGCGAAACGGACAGATTTTGCGCCCAATGCGGCGCACCGAGAGCCGGATCTGAAACGGATACCGTGCCATCCTCCTTGGATTCAGTCGATCCCGCCCTTGATTGGCGCGCCTCCATGGTCCCGCGTGAAATCATGGGGCATCCCGAGGTGCGCGCCCGGATCGAAGCGGTGACGGGGGAGAACCCCAAGGGCATGTCGGCCGAACAGTTTTACGAGTTTGCCCGCCCGGTCATGCTCATCACGGGGGCCGGCCCAGCTCCGCCGCTCAAACTCATCAAGGACATCTCCCTGCCGATCTCGGCAAAGCTGGGCATGAAAACCAGCCGGGATGTCACACAGGGCTTCCGCAATACGTTTGGCGAAACCCTGGCCGCCGTCCTCTGCTCACTCGCCAGCCGGAGCCAGCCGCTGGAAGACATCACCGACGCGACCAATGGATGTATCATCCGCTCGAAGATGCTGTCCTCCATCTGGTCCTGGGAAGGTGACCTGAACATCACATTGGAAGTCCGCGAGGAAGGCACCCTGATGACGGCGGCGATCACTGTGCCGGGACAACTTTCCGACATGGGCCAATCCAAACGGGTGCTGAAGTCGCTGGTCGAAGATGTCATGAAATACCGGGACATGACCGCCGGGGGCTAACTCCCGGTCCTGAACGCAGCCCCTTCACGTCAAGCCCAAAATACACTATGTGCAGCGCACAAGACGCTCCGGGCATGGAAAGCGCCCGGTCCGCGGAACGCACATTACAGTGCGGAAAGCGGAATGTTGGCGGCCATTCGGGCCGCACCGGGTAACAACTTCCATCCTAGGAACGACACACATTGACTGAAACGACATTCGCCGACCTCGGGCTTGCCCCGAACATCCTCAAAGCCCTGGACGAGTCGGGCTACAAGACCCCGACCCCCATTCAGGCCGAAGCCATCCCGCATGTTCTCAGTGGCGGCGACGTCACCGGCATCGCCCAGACCGGCACCGGCAAGACGGCCGCTTTCGTGCTGCCGATGATCCACCGCCTGTCGAAAGGCCGCGCCCGTGCCCGCATGCCGCGCTGCCTCATTCTCTGCCCGACGCGCGAACTCGCTGCACAGGTTGCCGAGAGTTTCGAGAAATATGGCAAACACCTGAAGCTGACCATGGCGCTGTTGATCGGCGGCGTGAGCTTCAAGGAACAGGAAGGCCTGCTGCAACGCGGCGTCGACGTCCTGATCGCCACGCCGGGCCGCCTGCTCGACCAGTTCGATCGCGGCAAGCTGCTGCTGATGGGCGTGGAATACTTCATCATCGACGAAGCCGACCGCATGCTCGACATGGGCTTTATCCCGGACATCGAAAAGATCTGCTCCAAGCTGCCGCCGCGCCGCCAGACACTGCTGTTCTCCGCGACCTTCCCGACCGATATTCAGCGCCTGGCGAAAACCTTTCAGCGCGATCCGGTGAAGATCGAAGTCGCCCGGCCCACGGATGCGGCGACCACGATCAGCCAGCATGTCGTCCACCTGCCGACCGACGGGGCGAAGGCCAAGCGCACAGCGCTGCGCCGCGTCATTGAATCGCGCGATGTGAAAAACGGGATCGTCTTCTGCAACCGCAAGGTCGAAGTCGATATTGTCGCCGCGTCCCTGACCAAACACGGGCACGATGCCGCGCCGATTCACGGCGACCTGCCCCAGTCCGTCCGGACGGAAACGCTTCAGAGATTCCGGGACGGGGACCTGAAACTCCTGGTGGCTTCCGATGTTGCGGCCCGCGGGCTCGATATTCCGGATGTCGGCCATGTGTTCAACTATGGTCCGCCGCCGAAAGATGAAGACTACATCCACCGGGTCGGCCGGACCGGCCGCGCCGGGCGCACAGGCGAAAGCTTCACCCTGGTCTCGCCGGTCGATGAGAAATCCTGGGGCTTTGTCCTCAAGATGCTCAAGCAGGATGTCGAAGAGTACATGCCGGAAGGCCTGCTCGAAGAGCTTGAAAACCTGCCGCCGGAAGAAAAAACCGGACGCGGACGCCGTGGCAGCAGCCGCGATAGCGGACGCAGCCGTGGAGGCCGCAGCGAACGTTCCCCGCGCGGCGCACGCGGCCGTAGCCGGCAGGAAGAACCAGAAGCTGAGAGCGAAACCGCTGTCGCCAAACCGCCGGAAGACACCGCGCGCGAAGACACGCCGGCTAAGGCTGAAAAGCCTGTAAAAGCCGAGAAGCCTGCTAAAACGGAGAAGGCCGAAAAGCCTGAGAAGCCGGAGAAGGCTGAAAAGAGCGAGAAGCCCAAGCGGGAACGCGCCGAGCGCAAGGAAAAGCCGACGCGGGACCGCAAGCGCAAGGATGATGATCTGATCCTCGACCCGGCACCGGAAAAGGTGAAAGGCTTCGGCAACGACATCCCGGCCTTCCTGAAACGCTAAATTTCCAGCCGATCAAAAAAAGCCCCTCATCCAGCCGGATGAGGGGCTTTTTTGTTGGATGGCGAGGCGATCAGCGCTTCAGCCGACCCTGGACCTGCTTGCGGAATTTCTCACCGTAAGGCGGACGGATCATGGCGATCATTTCGCTACCCGTCTGTGTAAAGACAGCCTTCTTGTGGCTGAATTCCATGAAGCCTTCCCGGCCGTGGTATGAGCCCATGCCCGACGGGCCCACGCCGCCGAACGGCAGGTCTTCCTGGCCGACATGCATGACCACATCATTCACGGTCACGCCGCCGGACGTGGTGTTGTTCAGCACCATATCCTTTTCCGCAGCGTCTTCACCGAAATAGTAGAGCCCCAGCGGCCGGTCATGCGCGTTGATATAATCGATCGTCTGCTTGGTGTCGGAATAGGACTTGATGGGCAGGATCGGCCCGAAGATCTCATCCTGCATCACTTTCAGATCGTCGGATGGGTCAACGATGATATGCGGCGGAATCTTGTGATACGGCTGCTGGGAGAAATTCTCCCCGGTCGGATTGATCTCGATGACCTCTGCGCCCTTCGATTTCGCTTCGTCGATATAGCCCATCAGACGGTCATAGTGGCGCTGGTTCACGATGGAGGTGTAGTCCTCATTGTCCTTCAGGCCACTCGGATACATCGTCTCGATCGCCTGGGTCGCGGCAGCGACGAAATCGGCGGTCTTTTCCTTCGGCACGAACGCATAATCCGGCGCCAGGCAGATCTGCCCGGCATTCAACGCCTTGCCGGCCATGATGCGGTTGGCCGCTTTCTGCATGTCTGCCGACCGGCCCAGCACGACCGGGCTCTTGCCGCCAAGTTCCAGCGTGAGCGGAACCAGATTGTCGGCCGCAGCGCGCATGACGTGGTGGGCGATGGAGGTCGCCCCGGTGAAGAGGATGTGATCGAAGGCCAGCTTGGTGAACTCGGCGCCGATGTCCGGCCCGCCGGTGATCACGGCCACTTCTTCCTCATCATAGTATTGGGCGATTGCCTTCTTCATCACTTCGGATGTGACTTCCGTGAACTCCGACGGCTTGATCATGCAGCGGTTGCCGGCCGCGAACACACCCGCCAGCGGTGCGAAGGTCAGGTTCACCGGGAAGTTCCACGGGCTGATGACGCCGATCACGCCCTTCGGCTGGTACTGGATCTGCGACCGGGCGCCGAGCAGGCCCAGCGGGAATTCCGACTTGCGTTTTTCCGGACGCATCCATTTGGCGACGTGCTTCTTGGCATGCTTCAGGGCGCCGATGGAGCTCGCGATATCGGTGAAACCCGACTGGTCCTTGGACCTGTGCCCGAAGTCCTGGCACATCGCATCGACCAGTTCGTCATTATAGGTGATCAGGAGATCAATCGCCTTGTCGAGCCATTCAATCCGCTTGGCGGTCGATGGAATCCCGTCCCGAATGTGAGCCGCTTTCTGCCTGGCGAGAATGCCGGTCATGCCGGTGGTGGGGGCGCTATCAAGGGCCATGGATCCGATCTCCCTGCTTATCGGTTGTTCTGAACAGTGTAGCGCACGTTCAGGGCTTAACAATGGAAGATTGGGCTTGCCGCCGGGTGAGGCGTTCACAAGCCGTCAGCCCGGGCTAGATTGCGCGTCAGACACAGATCCACGCCAAAGGGAGGGCGACCATGAGCTACGAGCTGATTTCCTACGAACTGAAGGGCAATATCGCCGTCATCGCCTTCAACGATCCGAAGACGATGAATGCGTGCGGTGTCGACACTGCACAGGAGATGCTGCACGCCCTCGAAAAAGCGGCAGACGAGGCGCGATGCACCGTGATTACGGGGAATGGCCGGGGCTTCTGTTCGGGCGCCAATCTGGGCAAGGTCAACGGGCCGTCACTGAGCCATCCGGGCTCCAAGCCGGACGCCGGACGCCCGCTGGACACCCATTACAACCCGATGATCGTCGCCATCCGCGAACACCCGCACCCGGTGATCACGGCCGTGAACGGCGCGGCGGCAGGGGTCGGCTGCTCCATCGGCCTGATGGGAGACGTGATCGTCGCCGGGAAAAGCGCCTACTTCCTGCAGGCTTTCCGCCGCATCGGCCTCGTGCCGGATGGCGGTTCTACCTGGTTGCTGGCCCGCACGGTCGGCCGGGTTCGTGCCATGGAAATGGCCCTGTTCGGCGAAAAACTGCCCGCCGACAAAGCCCTGGAGTGGGGCATGGTCAACAAAGTGGTCGAGGATGACCAGTTGATGGCCACCGCGATGGAATGGGCCGAAACCCTTTCAGCGGGCCCGACGGTCGCTCTGGCCGGCATGCGCAAACTGATCTGGGACGCCACCGAAACCGATCTTGGCGAAGCCTTGCACGAAGAACGCCTCGCACAGCGCAAAGCGGGCCGGACAGCGGACTTTGCCGAAGGCGTGAAGGCCTTCCTCGAAAAGCGCCCGGCAAAATTTCAGGGAAAGTAACCTAAGATTTATGACGGTTACGGACCGGCCTTTAAGAATGGGGTAATTCCTTCTGGGTATTTCCTTGCTCTTCAGGAGGCTGGGGATGGGTTATCGCCTTATTCATTTCAACTGTGCGCGCCCACTTGGGGCGTTCAGTCTGGAAAATGAGTTTATCCGTATTTTCGTGAGCATCATGCCGCGTGTTTTTGCGGATGCCGCAAGCTTTGAAGGCCTGCACTTCCACCGTCATGGCGTGCGTCGCCCTGACGGTGTGTGGATGCCTTTGGACGGCATTTTTCCATATCCGGAGGGCATGGGAGCCCCGGATGTTTCGACCATGGGGGGCTGGACGTCGCTTGAGCACCTCCAGGAATTCTCGTATTCCGGCCGGACCCACCCGCCGAGCATGCGGCGCCTGTCAACGGAAATCGACCGTTCGGCTGGCCCCGGCTTTGTGATGTGGTGGGCCCCGAAGGGCGAACGCGTTTCGATGGAGGACGGATGGCAGAAGCTGCAGCACCTGAGAGCACACGGCTCCACGCCGGAAGCCTTCTCCTTGGACGATCCGGTGGATCGCCCCGTCGCAGCATGAGCCTGACGCGCCGCGCCACCCTCGCAGCCCTGTCGTTCCTGGCGATTGTCGCCTGTGCCAGCACGCCCACGCCGCCAGACACAACGATTTACCTGGTCCGCCATGCGGAAAAACAGGCCGGTGACGATCCGGACCTGACCGTCGTGGGCCGTGCCCGCGCCGACATCCTGTCACAGGAGCTACAGGGCGCAGGCCTGACCGAAATCTGGTCGACGAACACCAAGCGCACGATCTCGACCGCCAAGCCGACCGCGAACAGCACCGGCCTGCCCGTACAGCTCTATGATGCGCGCCGCCAGGACGTCTTTGCAAACCAGCTGAAAGCCACCCCAGGTGCCATGCTGGTCGTCGGCCATTCCAATACAATTCCGGACCTTGTGAAGCAGCTGGGCGGCAAGCCCGGCGCGCCGATTGTCGAGGCCACAGAGTATGACCGGCTCTATGTCGTGACGGTTACCAAAGGCCGGGCGAAGAGCGAGCTGCGCCGCTACGGGGAATAGACTCGTTCCAACCAGGAGGAGAAATCCGGTGTTGGATAAGCCGCCGCTCAGACCCTCACAAATCCAATCTACAGACCGTCTATACACCATATATAGCGGCGTCCGACGGGTCCTATTTGCGCTTTTTTGCCTTTGCGGCCAGCGCCACGGCGAACGCCTTGCGTCCCCATTCGCTGGCCAGATCCGCCTCGTCCATCGCATCCGGCGGCAGGCTGAGATAGCCCATGTCCGTCTGCTTGCCGTCGCTCTGCCGGGTCCAGATGAACGGCTCGGAGCCTTCGGCTTCCAGGTCTGCGCGAAGGGCCGCGTCGGTTTTCAGGTAGATCACGTCATCTGACAGCAAGGCGAACATCAGGCCGTCCTTGAAAACGCCCGCGCCGCCGAACATGCGCCGCACGCTGACCGGCCCCATCGGCATGAACAGCTCCATGACGAATTCATGGAAAGGTTCCGGCGGCTTCGCCATCAGGACACAGCAGGACGCCCGAGCCGGTAGACGCCCTTGAAGGCTTTCGGATCCTCCACCGGCTTGCCTTTGCGGTAGATCAGCACCGTGCCCTCGGTATGCAGGCGAATGGCTTCGGCCCGCACATCCTTCAGGACGCGCTGGAAGTTCTTCTCGCTGACGGCCCGGGCCGCCTGTTCGGCGCTGATCGACTTTCCGGGACCGGCCGCCTCGGTCAGTTCCAGGATCGCCTCGCGGACGGGATTTGCGGTTGGCTCGCTCATGCGCGGGGCGCCTCTTTCAGATAATCGACAAGGTCGGCGAGGTTCTCCGGAAATACCGGGTCCGGCAAGGCCCGGATATCAGCAGGCGAAAGCCAGGCGGTCTCTGCGATCATCTCCTGCTCGACCGGCTCCCAGCGCGAGCGGTCGATTTCCGCGCCTTCCGTGCGCAGGCAGAAATAGCGCTCGTCCGCCTCCACCCGGTTTCCGGAGGGGCCGGTGAAGACCGTGTAGCGCCGGTGCACCTCGCCGGAGAGGTCTCCCATCAGGCCCGTTTCCTCAAGCAGTTCGCGGCGCGCGGCCTGCTCGAAAGTTTCGCCCTCGTCCACCGCGCCGCCGGGCGTTGCCCAGAACGTGCGGTCCGGAAAGCGGAAACGGAACAGCAGCGCCCGGCCCGCCGCATCAAGAATGACGAGACGGGCGCTGGGCCTTTGTTGCGGCGGGGGGACATCAGGCAACGTCATGATGGGGCGCTAAGGCTGTGTCTCGTCCGCCCACACGCCGCGCCCCAATTCAGGCAGGGTCGCCCGCAGCGCGTTCAGCCGATTTGAATCGGCCTTTGAAATCGACGGCGATTGCAACGCAGTCAGAGCAATCTCATCAATGTGGCCGGCAAGTTCATCGAACGGTGCATCCCTGCCGACGCAACCGGAAAAATAAACCCAGCCTCTGCCTGACAAGAATGACAGAACGCTCTGATCTGCCTCCGAACGCGTTTCACCTAAAGACATGGCTTCAAACACGGCCGCTTCATATTCCGCCTTCCAGACCGCAACAAGCTGCGCCGCCGCGGACAGGGCGTACACCGCATCGCCCGGAAGGTTTCTGCTGACTTCTGCTTCCGCGATTGCCGTGTACGCCAGGTACAGGCGGAATTCCGGATGGGTGATATTCGGGCCAATGCCTGCGCGACCCGCCCCGCAGCCGTAAAAGCACGCATCACCGTTTGGACCGGAAAGCGCCATGTAGCGGTCAGCAAAGTCGCGAAGCGCTGCGCGCTCCTCATCAACACCCTGATACGGACGCCCGACAAAGTCCTGGTACAACGCCCCGGCGGGGGAGTTCTCATGCTTGTAGCTGGCCCAATGCTGTGCCTGCGCCGAACCTGCTGCGAGAAGCGCAAGGAAGACGACAGC
This portion of the Hyphomonas adhaerens MHS-3 genome encodes:
- a CDS encoding phosphoglycerate mutase family protein; protein product: MSLTRRATLAALSFLAIVACASTPTPPDTTIYLVRHAEKQAGDDPDLTVVGRARADILSQELQGAGLTEIWSTNTKRTISTAKPTANSTGLPVQLYDARRQDVFANQLKATPGAMLVVGHSNTIPDLVKQLGGKPGAPIVEATEYDRLYVVTVTKGRAKSELRRYGE
- a CDS encoding enoyl-CoA hydratase/isomerase; amino-acid sequence: MSYELISYELKGNIAVIAFNDPKTMNACGVDTAQEMLHALEKAADEARCTVITGNGRGFCSGANLGKVNGPSLSHPGSKPDAGRPLDTHYNPMIVAIREHPHPVITAVNGAAAGVGCSIGLMGDVIVAGKSAYFLQAFRRIGLVPDGGSTWLLARTVGRVRAMEMALFGEKLPADKALEWGMVNKVVEDDQLMATAMEWAETLSAGPTVALAGMRKLIWDATETDLGEALHEERLAQRKAGRTADFAEGVKAFLEKRPAKFQGK
- a CDS encoding TfoX/Sxy family protein, coding for MAKPPEPFHEFVMELFMPMGPVSVRRMFGGAGVFKDGLMFALLSDDVIYLKTDAALRADLEAEGSEPFIWTRQSDGKQTDMGYLSLPPDAMDEADLASEWGRKAFAVALAAKAKKRK
- a CDS encoding DEAD/DEAH box helicase, which encodes MTETTFADLGLAPNILKALDESGYKTPTPIQAEAIPHVLSGGDVTGIAQTGTGKTAAFVLPMIHRLSKGRARARMPRCLILCPTRELAAQVAESFEKYGKHLKLTMALLIGGVSFKEQEGLLQRGVDVLIATPGRLLDQFDRGKLLLMGVEYFIIDEADRMLDMGFIPDIEKICSKLPPRRQTLLFSATFPTDIQRLAKTFQRDPVKIEVARPTDAATTISQHVVHLPTDGAKAKRTALRRVIESRDVKNGIVFCNRKVEVDIVAASLTKHGHDAAPIHGDLPQSVRTETLQRFRDGDLKLLVASDVAARGLDIPDVGHVFNYGPPPKDEDYIHRVGRTGRAGRTGESFTLVSPVDEKSWGFVLKMLKQDVEEYMPEGLLEELENLPPEEKTGRGRRGSSRDSGRSRGGRSERSPRGARGRSRQEEPEAESETAVAKPPEDTAREDTPAKAEKPVKAEKPAKTEKAEKPEKPEKAEKSEKPKRERAERKEKPTRDRKRKDDDLILDPAPEKVKGFGNDIPAFLKR
- a CDS encoding coniferyl aldehyde dehydrogenase, translated to MALDSAPTTGMTGILARQKAAHIRDGIPSTAKRIEWLDKAIDLLITYNDELVDAMCQDFGHRSKDQSGFTDIASSIGALKHAKKHVAKWMRPEKRKSEFPLGLLGARSQIQYQPKGVIGVISPWNFPVNLTFAPLAGVFAAGNRCMIKPSEFTEVTSEVMKKAIAQYYDEEEVAVITGGPDIGAEFTKLAFDHILFTGATSIAHHVMRAAADNLVPLTLELGGKSPVVLGRSADMQKAANRIMAGKALNAGQICLAPDYAFVPKEKTADFVAAATQAIETMYPSGLKDNEDYTSIVNQRHYDRLMGYIDEAKSKGAEVIEINPTGENFSQQPYHKIPPHIIVDPSDDLKVMQDEIFGPILPIKSYSDTKQTIDYINAHDRPLGLYYFGEDAAEKDMVLNNTTSGGVTVNDVVMHVGQEDLPFGGVGPSGMGSYHGREGFMEFSHKKAVFTQTGSEMIAMIRPPYGEKFRKQVQGRLKR
- a CDS encoding DUF3291 domain-containing protein — translated: MGYRLIHFNCARPLGAFSLENEFIRIFVSIMPRVFADAASFEGLHFHRHGVRRPDGVWMPLDGIFPYPEGMGAPDVSTMGGWTSLEHLQEFSYSGRTHPPSMRRLSTEIDRSAGPGFVMWWAPKGERVSMEDGWQKLQHLRAHGSTPEAFSLDDPVDRPVAA
- a CDS encoding superoxide dismutase, whose translation is MAFTLPDLPYGRDALAPHISEQTLNFHYGKHHQAYVTNLNGLIEGTDLESKSLEEIVKIAAADASKAGMFNNAAQVWNHTFYWHSMKPGGGGKPHGKAAELIDRDLGGYDEFVKAFKAAGGTQFGSGWAWLVLKDGKLAITKTPNAETPLTEDGTTPLLTMDVWEHAYYLDYQNSRPNYMDTFLTSLVNWDFVNQNLADAGA
- a CDS encoding DUF3253 domain-containing protein, with the protein product MSEPTANPVREAILELTEAAGPGKSISAEQAARAVSEKNFQRVLKDVRAEAIRLHTEGTVLIYRKGKPVEDPKAFKGVYRLGRPAVS
- a CDS encoding NUDIX hydrolase, whose product is MTLPDVPPPQQRPSARLVILDAAGRALLFRFRFPDRTFWATPGGAVDEGETFEQAARRELLEETGLMGDLSGEVHRRYTVFTGPSGNRVEADERYFCLRTEGAEIDRSRWEPVEQEMIAETAWLSPADIRALPDPVFPENLADLVDYLKEAPRA